Proteins encoded within one genomic window of Gloeobacter kilaueensis JS1:
- a CDS encoding retropepsin-like aspartic protease, translating to MSHPSRPILGTLTLLPFLAAAAQAEAVSIPFESVAGLIVVQARVNQGPPAAFIVDTGANVSVLSDRYVRERRLPLRSRRVQLSGIGSPRSQSAVTLDLEAIQVGPLVAHRQAAIVQDLKTFETILNRPLAGVLGYTFLKQYRVTIDYNQQSLLLEQTGTPAENE from the coding sequence ATGTCTCATCCTTCTCGCCCGATTCTCGGTACCCTCACCCTCCTCCCGTTTCTGGCGGCAGCGGCTCAAGCTGAGGCGGTCTCGATTCCTTTTGAGAGCGTCGCGGGGCTCATCGTCGTCCAGGCGCGGGTCAACCAGGGGCCGCCCGCCGCCTTCATCGTCGATACCGGGGCGAACGTCAGCGTCCTGAGCGACCGCTACGTGCGCGAACGCCGTCTGCCCCTGCGCTCCCGGCGCGTTCAGCTTTCCGGCATCGGCTCGCCCCGCTCCCAGAGTGCCGTCACCCTCGATCTCGAAGCGATCCAGGTTGGTCCCCTCGTCGCCCACCGCCAGGCAGCCATCGTCCAGGATCTCAAGACCTTCGAGACTATCTTGAACCGGCCCTTGGCAGGCGTGCTGGGTTATACTTTTCTCAAGCAGTACCGGGTGACGATCGACTACAACCAGCAGTCGCTTCTGCTCGAACAAACGGGCACTCCGGCTGAGAATGAGTAG
- a CDS encoding DNA adenine methylase has translation MSNSTEEQLDLQISIAVTSHQKVVNVASVPKRSPFRYPGGKTWLIPYLRQWLNSLQTKPTLFLEPFAGGGIVSLTVAFENLAEFITMVELDQLVSSVWRTILGDEAEWLAIQIEAFELTAANVDFVLANSNPTARELAFQTILKNRVNRGGILAPGAGRLKEGESGKGLRSRWYPETLAQRIRDIGRVRTRIAFIEGDGLSVMRTNAHRQDMVVFIDPPYTASSKRAGSRLYNHSELDHNELFRITDTLKGDFLMTYDNAREVRHLATSYGFDTKPVAMKNTHHAKMSELLIGRNLDWLQNP, from the coding sequence ATGAGTAATTCAACTGAAGAACAACTTGATCTGCAAATTTCGATTGCAGTCACATCCCATCAAAAGGTGGTCAACGTGGCTTCTGTGCCCAAGCGTAGCCCTTTTCGCTACCCCGGAGGCAAAACTTGGTTAATACCGTATTTGCGACAATGGCTAAATAGCTTACAAACAAAACCGACCCTATTTCTGGAACCCTTTGCCGGTGGCGGTATAGTTAGCTTAACCGTTGCATTTGAGAATTTAGCTGAATTCATCACTATGGTTGAATTAGATCAGCTAGTTTCCTCTGTCTGGCGCACAATTCTGGGAGACGAAGCTGAATGGCTGGCAATACAAATCGAAGCCTTCGAGCTTACAGCTGCTAACGTTGATTTTGTTCTAGCTAATAGTAATCCAACCGCTCGTGAGCTTGCATTTCAAACAATTCTTAAGAATCGGGTCAATCGAGGTGGAATTTTGGCTCCAGGGGCTGGACGATTGAAAGAAGGAGAGTCTGGCAAAGGGCTTAGGTCGCGTTGGTATCCTGAAACCCTTGCTCAACGAATACGTGATATCGGCAGGGTCCGTACTCGTATTGCTTTTATTGAAGGTGACGGTTTAAGCGTGATGAGAACTAATGCTCATCGTCAGGATATGGTGGTCTTCATAGACCCACCTTACACCGCGTCAAGCAAACGTGCTGGTAGTCGCCTTTATAATCATTCGGAATTAGATCACAATGAGTTATTTCGCATTACTGATACATTAAAAGGTGACTTCTTAATGACATATGATAATGCTAGAGAGGTTAGGCATTTAGCCACAAGTTATGGATTTGATACCAAACCTGTTGCAATGAAAAATACTCATCATGCCAAGATGAGTGAGTTACTAATCGGTCGCAATCTCGATTGGCTACAAAACCCTTAA
- a CDS encoding NotI family restriction endonuclease has translation MTQKAKEQQQPTAIPNPLHEVFGFPPDMIDEEALRYRNSKYCPFGNGRSRHCTKSKATDPIGVCSIYRDNTATITCPVRFRQNGLIGNHTSAFFFQGIKNPDFRLLTEVKLRDAAGNPVGIIDAVVVRLENGRIVDYGAVEVQGTYISGNVTNPFKKYMSDQVANATMLWPKKSAPRADYLSSSRKRLVPQLLYKGRILKSWNRKIAVVVDQPFFKDLFRITPFEHLQDPVCADMAWFIYGLQRDEARTQYTLTLNNVVYTEFLKTLERINTPISGDESQFIKQLQSRIDAGELSGIPEEVELTPDLDAPVTFDNNE, from the coding sequence GTGACCCAAAAAGCTAAGGAGCAACAGCAACCGACAGCAATTCCCAATCCATTGCATGAGGTCTTTGGCTTCCCGCCAGATATGATTGATGAAGAAGCACTGAGATATCGCAATAGTAAGTATTGTCCTTTTGGAAACGGCAGAAGCCGTCACTGCACCAAATCCAAGGCTACGGATCCAATAGGCGTATGCAGTATCTACCGCGACAACACTGCTACGATTACCTGTCCCGTGCGTTTCCGTCAAAATGGGTTAATTGGTAATCACACCTCAGCTTTCTTCTTTCAAGGCATAAAGAATCCGGATTTTCGCCTTCTGACCGAAGTCAAACTACGGGATGCCGCAGGAAACCCTGTCGGCATTATTGATGCTGTAGTAGTTCGACTTGAGAATGGTCGCATTGTAGATTATGGAGCAGTGGAGGTACAAGGCACTTATATCTCAGGTAATGTCACCAATCCTTTCAAAAAATATATGAGTGACCAAGTTGCTAATGCCACTATGCTTTGGCCCAAAAAGTCAGCGCCAAGAGCAGACTATTTATCTTCCTCACGCAAGCGCTTAGTTCCGCAGCTACTTTACAAGGGTCGCATTCTCAAATCCTGGAATCGGAAGATAGCTGTCGTCGTGGATCAACCGTTCTTCAAAGACCTGTTTAGGATTACTCCTTTTGAACATTTACAAGATCCTGTCTGTGCAGATATGGCATGGTTTATCTACGGATTACAACGGGACGAAGCCAGAACGCAATACACATTAACCCTCAACAATGTCGTATATACTGAATTTTTAAAAACCTTAGAACGAATCAACACCCCGATTTCCGGAGATGAAAGTCAATTTATTAAACAACTGCAGAGCAGAATTGATGCTGGCGAATTATCCGGTATTCCCGAAGAAGTTGAACTTACACCTGATCTTGACGCTCCTGTGACTTTCGACAACAATGAGTAA
- a CDS encoding M28 family peptidase, with amino-acid sequence MQGHGRWVGGFWAFALLLAGAGAAPAVPLSVAPPISIGAIDGYLRFLSSDLLEGRAPATRGGELAEEYIASVFHSLGLEPGMPDGSYFQKVPITVSTLRRDSLKMQAVAGSQTLALDSPEAAIFWSNRTESHTDVDGEIVFVGYGAKAPEYRWDDFKQSVRGKVLLVLVNDPPATASEPRLFGGRAMTYYGRWVYKFQEAERQGAAGAIIVHTPERAGYPWHTVISSWSGDQRFLAPAGDAPAALPVRGWITDTAARQLLALKGLNLDTLVSQAARRDFQPVATGIRLVGSFDTDVRSIEARNVVARLSGADPRFKQQAVLFTAHHDHLGIGPAVEGDRIYNGANDNASGVADLLAMAQAAKLAPPPKRSLYFAAVTAEESGLLGSAYFAEHPSLPLDRIVANLNIDGGNLLGRTRDLVVQGENKSTLGDLLRLVAREQNLTTSPDPFPERGAFYRSDQFSLALRGVPALSVAAGTDFIGRPRGWGKAQLETYVAKRYHQPSDEYRPGLDLSGAAQLSRLVLSVGLTVANAPNLPQWKPDSEFQRSKTTQATP; translated from the coding sequence ATGCAAGGACATGGACGGTGGGTGGGCGGATTTTGGGCTTTTGCCCTGCTTCTGGCGGGGGCGGGGGCGGCTCCGGCGGTCCCTCTGAGCGTTGCTCCGCCCATCTCGATCGGTGCCATCGACGGCTACCTGCGCTTTCTATCGAGCGATCTGCTCGAAGGCCGGGCACCGGCGACGCGGGGGGGCGAGCTGGCCGAAGAGTACATCGCCTCGGTCTTTCACTCTTTGGGGCTGGAGCCGGGAATGCCGGACGGCAGCTACTTTCAAAAAGTACCGATCACCGTCTCGACCCTGCGGCGCGACAGCCTCAAGATGCAGGCCGTCGCAGGTTCCCAGACGCTCGCTCTCGATTCGCCCGAAGCGGCCATTTTCTGGAGCAACCGCACCGAGAGCCACACCGACGTCGATGGCGAAATTGTCTTCGTCGGTTACGGAGCAAAAGCGCCGGAGTACCGCTGGGACGACTTCAAACAATCTGTCCGAGGCAAGGTGCTCCTGGTGCTGGTCAACGATCCGCCCGCCACCGCGAGCGAACCCAGACTTTTTGGTGGTCGAGCGATGACCTACTATGGCCGCTGGGTCTACAAGTTCCAGGAAGCCGAGCGCCAGGGAGCCGCCGGGGCAATCATCGTCCACACCCCGGAGCGGGCGGGCTACCCCTGGCACACCGTTATCAGCTCCTGGTCCGGCGATCAGCGCTTTTTAGCACCTGCTGGCGATGCCCCGGCGGCCCTGCCCGTGCGCGGCTGGATCACCGACACAGCGGCCCGGCAGCTGCTGGCCTTGAAGGGCCTGAACCTCGATACTCTGGTTTCCCAGGCCGCCCGCCGCGACTTTCAACCTGTAGCGACGGGCATCCGTCTGGTAGGCAGCTTCGACACCGACGTGCGATCGATCGAGGCGCGCAATGTCGTCGCCAGGCTTAGCGGAGCTGATCCCAGATTCAAACAACAGGCCGTCCTCTTTACAGCTCACCACGATCACCTGGGGATCGGACCGGCTGTAGAGGGCGATCGGATCTACAACGGCGCAAACGACAACGCCTCGGGCGTGGCGGACCTGCTGGCGATGGCCCAGGCAGCAAAACTGGCTCCCCCGCCGAAGCGCTCGCTCTACTTTGCAGCGGTCACCGCCGAGGAGTCAGGTCTGTTGGGTTCCGCCTACTTTGCCGAGCACCCGAGCCTGCCCCTCGATCGGATCGTAGCCAACCTCAACATCGATGGCGGCAACCTGCTCGGTCGCACGCGGGATCTGGTCGTCCAGGGCGAGAACAAGAGCACCCTGGGGGATCTGTTGCGCCTTGTTGCCCGCGAGCAGAACCTCACCACCTCCCCCGACCCCTTCCCAGAGCGGGGGGCTTTTTATCGCTCCGACCAGTTTTCCCTCGCCCTGCGGGGCGTTCCGGCCCTCTCGGTTGCCGCCGGCACCGACTTTATCGGCAGGCCCAGAGGCTGGGGCAAAGCGCAACTTGAGACCTATGTTGCAAAACGCTACCACCAGCCTTCCGACGAGTACCGGCCCGGCCTCGACCTCAGCGGTGCCGCCCAACTGTCGCGCCTGGTGCTGAGTGTCGGCCTTACCGTCGCCAACGCCCCGAACCTGCCCCAGTGGAAACCCGATTCTGAGTTTCAGCGCTCAAAAACCACTCAGGCTACCCCATGA
- a CDS encoding hybrid sensor histidine kinase/response regulator, with the protein MRVLVIDDNPEDRRLVIRELEREFENPQVVEIANQEALNQAFRSTKAIDLVVTDYQLGWADGLSVLQQIKAMLPACPVIMFTGSGDEETAVAGMKSGLDDYVLKSRGGYRRLMVAMRSVLEKVNLRQQALNLEKQRAEALAQALAAQQEAERASRLKDEFLAVLSHELRTPLNLIVGYAQVALRQSLDPISRQALEVIERNARLQFKLIGDLIDVSRLSVGIVRLERRSLELSGVVESVVDALRSRAEAKGLHLLWSRPLYSCPVWADPDRLTQVVSNLLINAIKFTGAGGRIELTLERSGSTIDLRVSDSGIGISADFLPYVFERFRRAAGTASAADGSLGIGLYVVHDLVTLHGGTVTAHSDGLGQGATFTVRLPLLAVQPEPN; encoded by the coding sequence ATGAGGGTGCTGGTAATCGACGACAACCCCGAGGACCGCAGGCTGGTGATTCGCGAACTGGAGCGCGAGTTCGAGAACCCCCAGGTTGTAGAGATCGCGAACCAGGAGGCGCTCAACCAGGCTTTTCGCTCGACAAAAGCTATCGATCTGGTCGTTACCGATTACCAGCTGGGCTGGGCAGACGGATTATCGGTGCTGCAGCAGATCAAAGCAATGCTGCCCGCCTGCCCGGTGATCATGTTTACCGGCTCCGGAGACGAAGAAACAGCCGTAGCCGGCATGAAAAGCGGCCTCGACGATTATGTCCTCAAATCCAGAGGTGGCTACCGCCGCTTGATGGTGGCCATGCGGAGCGTGCTGGAGAAGGTGAACCTCAGACAGCAGGCCCTCAACCTCGAAAAGCAAAGAGCGGAGGCTCTTGCCCAGGCGCTTGCGGCCCAGCAAGAAGCGGAGCGGGCGAGCCGACTCAAAGATGAATTTCTAGCTGTGCTCAGCCATGAGCTGCGAACACCGCTTAATTTGATCGTCGGCTATGCCCAGGTGGCGCTCCGCCAGTCCCTCGATCCGATCAGTCGCCAGGCGCTCGAGGTAATCGAGCGCAACGCCAGATTGCAGTTCAAGCTGATTGGCGATCTTATCGATGTCAGCCGCCTCAGCGTCGGGATAGTGCGCCTTGAGAGGCGTTCTCTAGAACTGTCAGGGGTCGTCGAATCGGTGGTCGATGCCCTGCGCAGCCGGGCGGAGGCAAAAGGCTTACACCTGCTCTGGAGCCGCCCCCTGTACAGTTGCCCGGTCTGGGCAGACCCGGACCGACTCACCCAGGTGGTCAGCAACCTCCTCATCAATGCCATCAAGTTCACGGGCGCGGGAGGCCGCATCGAGCTGACGCTGGAGCGTTCCGGCTCGACAATAGACCTGCGCGTCAGTGACAGCGGTATTGGCATCAGCGCCGATTTTTTGCCCTACGTCTTTGAGCGCTTTCGCCGCGCCGCAGGGACGGCCAGCGCTGCCGACGGCAGCCTGGGCATCGGACTTTACGTCGTCCACGATCTGGTGACGCTCCATGGCGGCACCGTCACCGCCCACAGCGACGGCCTGGGGCAGGGTGCGACCTTCACCGTGCGCCTGCCGCTTCTGGCAGTGCAGCCCGAACCGAACTGA
- a CDS encoding response regulator, with product MVQPRVLIVEDNPEDALLARRVLKKVGLGANVLVLEDAERAVAYLRGDGVYADRTAHPLPVLTLLDLRLPGQNGHELLAWMRGEPDLMHLQVAMLTSADDPAAIERSRLLEAACHLLKPIKVEALRQLAAEVGIRQ from the coding sequence GTGGTACAACCCAGGGTACTGATCGTCGAGGACAATCCGGAGGACGCCCTGCTCGCCCGGCGGGTCCTTAAAAAAGTCGGGCTCGGGGCCAACGTACTGGTGCTCGAAGATGCGGAGCGGGCCGTCGCTTACTTGAGAGGCGACGGCGTGTACGCCGATCGCACTGCCCATCCCCTGCCGGTGTTGACGCTGCTGGATTTGCGGTTGCCGGGGCAAAACGGCCACGAACTACTGGCCTGGATGAGAGGCGAGCCCGATTTGATGCACCTGCAGGTGGCGATGCTCACCAGCGCCGACGACCCGGCGGCGATCGAGCGCTCCAGGCTTCTGGAGGCGGCCTGCCACCTGCTCAAGCCCATCAAGGTAGAGGCTCTACGACAGCTGGCAGCCGAGGTAGGGATAAGACAATAA